The Meiothermus sp. genome segment AGAATCCCCATAAGGAAGAAGGAAACATAGTTGGTGATGAACTGGAATGGGTATCGCGACTCTTCCAGAATTCTGTTTCTGAGGGTCAACCAGCTGATCCTAAGGTAGGTTGACATGAGGATCGGTCCTTTCTTCCAAAAGAGCCAGGTAAGCGTTCTCGAAGTCGAGCGATCTGCTAACGTCGATCAATCTTGCACCGAACCGGCGTGCCAAGTCCAATACCAGCACCAGGCTATCTCGGTCGAGTGGAACAGTGACTCGATGGCCTGTCACCGAAACTGTGTCGGGTAAAGCTCCTGCAAACTGGGTTGTAAACGTGTCGAACTCGAGCTCTACCTTGCCTCTCCCCACCCGCCGGATAAGTGCCTCGGGACCGTCCTGAAAAATAGTCTTTCCACGGTGGATGACCACGACCTTGTGTGCAATCTGTTCGATCACGGAGAGTTGATGCGAGGATATGAGCACCGCGCACCCGCTCGAGGCAAACGAACGTATTAGATCGAGCATCTCACGGGTCGCTTCTATATCCAGTCCTAGGGTAGGCTCGTCCAGTATCAGAAGTTGGGGCTCGTGCAGGAGGGCGAGGATGAGTGATAGTTTTTGCTTCATGCCCCGTGAAAAACTATTGATCACAGCATTTTTATGTTCTGCCAAACCAAAGCGCTCGAGCAAAACAGCCGCTCTGTGGCGGATCATTAGCTCGGACAGTCCGTAACTGGCACCCACAAACCTGAGCAAATCCAGGGGCGTCCACCTGGGCGGCAGTTCGCGCTGACCGTCAAGCAAAGCACCGCATTTCCTCACTACCGAGTGGCGGTGTTTGGCCGGATCGAGGCCTAGTACCGAGACACGCCCCGAATCCGCATGCATCAAGCCCAGCATCACGCGCATGAGGGTGGTTTTGCCAGCTCCATTGGGGCCCAAGAGCCCCACTACCTCTCCCTCAGATAGGGTCAACTCTGCCCCATCAAGGGCTTTGGTGGGTATCCTCCCTGGTGTCCGGTAGTAAGCAACTACCTCTTTTAGTTCCACTAACATGCTCTATTCACCCTGGCTCGTGAGGGCAGGCCGAATGTAACGAAGGTACAAGCCTACCGAACAGTTTAGTCCCCAGTGCATAATCCAACCAGGTATTAGTGAGCCGTAGAAAAGATTAGCGGCCATGAATATAGCAGGAAGGAAACAGAGTAGGACTGATTAGCGCGCCAAGAACGTAGCGGTCGGGGCGAATTGAGTGGTGCTTAGCATATGCCCGGAACGGCAGGTAATGCAGAAGTCCAAAAAGCAGTGCTGTGACAACAATGGAGATCACCGAACCAAAAAGAATAAACAGTCCAACACCGATTAATCCCCGAAAAACGATTTCCTCCCAAAGCGTTGTACCTCCGTGGGTAATGAAGTTTTTAGGAATGGCGTATGATCCAAGATATGGGCAGCCATCGCTTACAACACCGGCCCTAACCAAGCCAGGGTAGTCTGTGCCAGTCATGTACCAGCGATAGAGGAAGATATTAGCCATCATTGTTGCCAATGTTAGCAAGATAACTTCAACAAAACTCGAACTCGAGAGCCTCCACCAAGACCCTGGAACAAACCAGTAGTCCAACGCTAGCCAGACACAGAATAGGACAAATGAGATAGCTATTGAATTTCTGTATCCTCGGTATGTGGGATCGGTGCGAGAGGTGGCATCGTTAAGCAGGTAGGCGGAGAGCAAAATCATAACAGTTAGCATTATCTCAGTCATGTCTCCCCCGAAACAAAGAAGGGGTGGACCTTAAGCTGACGCCCACCCCAAGCTCCCAGATGATTACCGTTTAGACACAATCTTCCTGCTGGGATTTTCAAAAGTGAGTCTAAGTCTCACTCCTGAGCAAGTTGAGCAACTTCCCACGCTGATTCTTACAGATAGCAAGAATCTCATCAGCGTCAAAATCTTCCTGGCGGGCATGTTTAGCCAAAGCAATATGGTCCATGATCGTTGTAAGAGATACAAATGGTGTAACCACAGCAGCCAGCTTTGACACGCAGCAAAACTTTACCAATCCGAACCATACTCGCCTCCTAACTAAAGTAGTACAGAGGACCAAAGCTGTCGTAAATCACGATGCTTATCCCGCAGCACCCGCCCCGCACCACAAAGCGAAATTGCCTGAAAAGCTTTTTCAACCGAACCACCTCCTACTTGCGCTTTTCCGATTTACGGCGCTCGAAATCTTCCGTGGGTATCACTTCGATACGAATGGATCGAATCCATTGCAGAAGCGACCGGATGGCCTTAGCAAATGAAGTTATCGTTTTTTATCACCCCCTTTTTCTACTTTTTCAGCCCTGCAGGGCTTTTCTATTAATAGCACCCCCAACGTAACCAAACCCCCTCTCAGAATGGTTACGTTCTTAACTCATTTTGGTTACCTTCCCTCTCATATTGGTTACCTTTTGACGGTTTTGGTTAACTTGCCCTTGCTAGGGTTGTGGTATGCGCAGGGTGAGATGGTTTTTGTTGTCGCTGATTCTGCTGGCTTTGGGTTGGAAGGAATTGGGCTACGCCTGCACCCTCCCCGACTGCCTGCCTCGGGGGGGCCTAGCGGTACTGGGCGCTGAGCCTCTTGACCCAGGATCGGGCCGCGGTGTAGCGGGGGTCTTGCGGGGGCAGGCGATGTAGGAGGGCCTCCCAGAGGGTGAGGTCGTCCGGGATTTGCTGGGCCAGGCGGTAGAGCAGCTCGAGGTCGGGCTGTTGCAGCACGGCTTCTTTGAGCTGCCCTTCGATGCGGTGGCGCAGGAGCTCGATGCCCGGGGCCTGGCTTCTGGGCAGGAGGGGGCCCTGGTAGAGGGCCAGGGCTTGGTAAAGCTGGTTTCGTTCCAGGGCTTCTTGCAGTTGTAGAAAGTCGGCCTCGATGGGGCTAAGGAGCCGGTAGGGGCGGTTCTGGACTTCCAGGCCCTGCTGGCGCAGGCGGAGAGCTAGCTCCTGCGGCCCCGCTGCCGCGTTGATGGTTAAGTCAGCTTGATTTTCCATAACGACCCACCGAGGTTGCTAGCTCACAAGTTCCGATGGTATAAGAAAAGCACCAGAATGAGAACCAGCAGTGGCACGATCTCAAAAGCCAGCCCCAGTACGGTTAGGCTGTTGGGATCGAGCTTGGTGTAGCGATCTAGGAGTAGAAGGGCGATGCCCAGAACAATCATAACGATCGAGACAGTGATAGTAACTCGGCCCGCAAAGCGGTTGGCCTCGTACCAGATGGACGGATCGGCCAGGGTCTTGGACGTCCTGAAGCCATAGGTGCTGTTGGGAGGAACTTTCCCCTGCACCAGCGGGATGGACAGCCCGACCAACAGCGCCGCCACGATGAAAATTGAAACGGCTATAGCCATGGTTGTCCCACGCATGCTAAGACCTCAGGAGCGAAAACCGTAATAGGACGTCCCCCACGACCTCCTGATAGTGCTCGCGGATGACGCGCTTGATCTGCGGGCTTTGGTACATGAAGCGGCAGATGTCGCACTGGTGTGCGAAGCGGTTTTCCCACTCAATAGAGGGATCCTTCTGACCGGCCCAGGCCACGATCTTCTCCGGCCCGTCCACTGCAAGCCAGATCTTTATGAAATCATTGGAGGCCGCCTCGTACATATCGTGCATGTTGGCTTGATCGAGCAGCCCCAGTTTGACCTCAGGGATCTTCTCGGCCGTGATGCCACAACAGGCGAAAAGCTCCTTTTGGGGCGTAGGTACGATGGTGGAAAGGATGCTGGTACAGCCTGACCTCAGGTGGACGTTATCAGCGTTGATCAGACAGTTCGTGTCATACGGAACCTCGCCGTCCTCCATCGCGATCCACGGGCTTTCTACAATTGTCACGTTCGCATCCAGATCGTGCCCGTCGAACAGTCCCTGGGCCAGGGGGTGCTCGAGCAGTACCTGCTTGGTCACCCGGCGCTCGGCCTGCAGCTCCACCATGATAGCAACGCCTATACCGAGTTGGGCCGCTGCCTTTGCTCCATGGAGAATGTTTTCGATGGGAACGAACTTGGCGTGATTATCACCCGTGCTTAGATTCAGCTCAGTCAATCCAGCATCCCGTAATTCAACTAGCCGATGCAGAGCGGCCTTCTCTGACGACGCCCAATAGCCGTTAGTGACACACCGAGTGGCTAGGCCAAGGCGCGTAGCAAGAGCCACCGCCTCTACCAAGTCGTCGCCTAGAAGAAAGCACTCCCCGCCAGAGAATGTCACTAAGCTGAGGGATTCGAAGCGAGCCGCCTCACGGATATATCTGAGGATATCTTCTTGGGGTGTCCGGCCCGGTACCCAAGGGTGCGAGCCGAAACAGCAATTTGCGCAGGCCGCCGTACACCTAAAGGTGGGTAGTACGGTTAGACAGGACGGTCCTGGTTGCTGCAGCCTAGCCGTATTCATAGCGGCTCCCTAGCTTCACAGGCCTGACTGCTCCTGAGCATATTTGGTGAAGAGGTCGACGAACTGGATCCACTCCGTGACGTGCTGGCTGGAGCTTATTGAGTTGCCGTTTGAGTTCCAGTTGGCATTGGTATTGGCATTAGCATTGGCGTTGGCGTTTAAGTTAGCGTTGGCGTTGTAGTTGACGTTAGCGTTTACCTTCCAGTTGGCGTTCGCTATCACGTTAACGTTGACGAAGATGAAGACCACAGTAGGCCTGACCCCGGCTTTGCTTAGGTTTCCGCTGATCGCGGCTGCCAGGCGAGAGGCATACTCCCTTATCTGGGAGTCTGCAATCTTTAGCTCGAGGATTTCCCTGACCTTCGGGTCTGAGACTAACACGTTGACCTGATCCTCGATCACCCGTTTCCACAGAGAATCAGGGGAAGTCAGGTCTTTTTCTACCTCTCGCAAGAAGCGGACGTCAAGCCGGTCGTTGGTCATGACGTTCCGTATCTGGCTTAGGGCCGGGTAGCGCTGTACGATGGCCCCAAGCCGCTCGCGTAGCACCGTATTGCCAACGAGATAAAACAGCAGTCGGTTGGCCTTGCTGATGTTGAGCCGGCTGTCCTGGGAGACGATGTTGTGCTGCACCAGAGTTGCGACTGGGTTCTCGACGAACTGCGATTGCAGAGCGTGGTCCTTGGGTAGGGTGCTGACAAAGCTCAGAAGCTGCTTCTCTTGGGCCGTGAGCTCGACGATGAGTGGCTCTTCCGTCTCGTTGATTGGCTTAACGAAGCCGTGGCCGCAGGACGTGAGCAGGAGACCACTGGCTGTGCCTACGAACTCTAGGAACTTCCTTCGGGTGCTGGAATGCCGCTTGCCTTCCCCAAATTGTTCTTTCGTGCCGTTCTCCCCTTTCATGCTGTTCTCCCTTAGATATCCCTATTTTCGAGTGAGCACTCCAAGGAGGTCAAGAGAAAAACTCCCATGCAATCTAGTAAAAACTCACACTCCGCGCCATCCCCGGCAGTGGGGGAGCAGGCCCAAGTAGTACAGTGCCAGCTCCACCCGGTTCTCTAGGCCCAGCTTTTCCTGTAGGGAGGACACCCAGTTGTATACCGTTCGCCTGGACACGCCCAGCATCCGGGCGATATCCGCATCGCAAAGACCCAGCGCCACCGAGCGCATTACCTGCCGCTCGCGGGCGGTCAGGCTATCCGGGCCCAGGGGCGGGAGTTTTTGGAAACCCCGACCCTGCGCGACCTCCCGCAACCCCTCGAGGACATCCTCCGGCCTGGCCGAGGTGGCTAGGATCCCCTCCGGCTGCAAGTCCATCAGGTCGCACAGGTAGTGGGAGGAAGGGCACTGGGTCACGATGAGGCAGGGCCGAGGAAGCCGGGCTAAGCCCCACAGGACGAAGCCCCAGGGGGCGTCCAGCACCAGGTGGACGGGGCGGGAGAGCGAAGCGGACGCCAGGAGGGTCAGGCCGTGGAGCCGTAAGGTCTCGACGCCACTATGGCATAGCATGCCGTACTCATTCTAGGAGATCCGGAGCGAAGCGGCTTGTTGGATTAAGCCCTCACGCCAGACTCCTTCGGTAGGTCAGCGCCTCCGCCAGGTGGGCTTCCTGGATGGGTTCTGAGTTCGAGAGGTCGGCGATGGTGCGGGCCGTCCGCAGGATGCGGTCGTAGCTCCTTGCGGTGAGGGCCAGGCGTTTAGTGGCCGCTTGCAAGAGGGCCTCACTGGTGGGGGAAAGCACCGTGTGCTGCCGCAGCGCCCTGCCGAAGAGTTCGCTATTGAGCTTCCCCTGGCGGGATTTCATCCTTTCCCTCGCCGCCAGCATCCGTTCTCGCACCGCGGCGGTGGACTCTCCTTCCGGTGCACGGGCGAGTTCGGCGGGGGTGAGGCGGGGGACTTCCACCACCAGGTCGAAGCGGTCGAGCAAGGGGCCGCTGATGCGGTTCACGTACCGGGTGCGCTGGGTGGGGGTGCAGCTACAGGGTCTTTCCGGGTCGCCGTGCCAGCCGCAGGGGCAGGCGTGTGCAGGGTAATCGGGGTATTCAAGGTAACATGACCTACTTTCTTCCTCGACAAAAACCGGGGCCGGTGGGAAAGGTAGAGCTACGAGCTCTGTTGGTGGAGGAGCACCGCCGGACAGGGGCCAGTGCCCGCAGCCTGGCCCGGAAGTATGGGGTGAGCAGCGGGACGGCCTGGAGGTGGGTGTACGGGAAGCGCAACCTTCTCAAGAGAGGCTCCTGACCCTCGCTACCCCTATCCCCGCCCTGATGCGCTGTGGCAGCGGTTAGCGCCCCTGGTTCAGGGCGAAGGCAAGAGAGTTCCATCCCGGTATGCCAGATGCTCCCTCGAGGAGGCCATCTTCCTGGTGTTGCGGGAGGGGCGGCCCTGGGGGATACTCCTCCGGGTTACCCACCGGGGAAGATGGTCTACTGGCACTATAGGAACTGGGTGAGCCGGGGGTGTGGGCGGAGGTGGAGCGGATGCTGGTGGGTTATGCGCCCTCCTGACCCTCACCTCCGTCCTCAAGCCCGATCACTTCTTGGTGTACTATCCACCCAACCTCACCCAGGTGGTCACCCTGCTCGAGCACCTCAAGATCCTGGCCCTCCCCTACCTGCAAGAGCGAACGCTCGAGGTCATCCACCGCGAGTGGGGCGTGCACTCCCCATCCCCATCGCATACCCCAAGTTCCAACAAGTAGGCCACACCGCGTTCCTGGTGTAGTTGCCGCGGCTGGCGGGGAGCGGTAAGCCTTAAGCACGTCGGAAAAAGGGCGAGCCCCCGTGCCCGTCCCTAGAATCGGCGTTTTGCGTCTGGTGTTTCGCATTTGATGTTTAGTGTCTCACTCCGCCAGTTCCACCTTCGAGGCCCAAAGCGCCATCCGGGTGAAGCAAAACTGCCACTCGATGGGTGAGGCCGCGGGGGTAGCGGCGGCGTAGTGCGCGGCGCGGGGCGTGGGGGTGCGCGAGATTGACGGGGTCGAGTTGCCCGAGGCCCTGCGGCGGCAGGGGGCCAACCTGTGAGGTACAACCCCGGCCGGCACCACCGGCGCTCGATCCGGCTAAAGGGGTTAAAAGGGGTTAGATGATTCCTCGGTGGGATCCTATTTTGTGACAGTCTGTGTCCAGGGCCGGGTCGGGCCGGGCCCAGCAGCCGTACCCAGGTGCTTGCGCAGGGTACGGCCGGGCACCAGCTCTTCGGCGATGAAGGCGCGCCCCCCGTACTCGAAGCGATCCAGCGGCCGGGGCACCAGCCCCGTAGAGGCCAGCTTCTCCAGCAAGACGTACTCCTGCTGCAGCCGGAACACCACGTCGTGCCCCTGTGGATCGGTGCCTACGTGCGGACGAGCCTCCTTGAGAATGACTTCCGCCCCGGTGTGGACGTCGAGGGCTTTGTAGAGCCCGCCCTTGTTGCTGAAGTGCAGCGCCTCCAACACCCGGTAACGCTCCTTCAACACCACGCCGCCCTGGCGCGACGGCCGAGGCCCCGGTTGGGGTTGGGAGGGCTGGGTCTGGGGTTGTGGCGGTCGGAAGGGGTCCTGGGCCCAGGGGGGCGCGGAGAACCAGGGGTTATACCAGATCCGGTTAGTTCGTCACCCTTAGGTGACGAACTAACCCGACCGAAGGGAGTGCTCTAGGATTCAAAAAGATCGCCTCTGGGGGTCTTTGGTTTGGATGATTATCTTTTTGAATCCGGTATTATGCTCCCGCCCAGAACCTTCCCCAGGACTTCGAGGAGCGGAGCTGAAACGGCCTCACCGATCCCCGCAACGGCCGTGCCGTGCAGCCAACTTCCGTCCTCGGTTGCGAGGCGTATTGCCTAAGCATTGACATCGTCGTCGGGGATCAGGTTGATCCGCACGAGGTAGGGGTGCTGGGGCCCGGTACCGGGGTCGAGCCGGTAACGATTTATGAGCTCTGCCAGCTCCTGCTGTAGCAGCTTGGCCCTTTCTCGACTGAGGTGCAGTGAGCTCGTTAGATCCAGGGTCGCTTCGGGGGAGCTAAGCAAAAGGTTCGTGAAGTCGAGCGCTTCGCCGGGGCATGGAGAGAAGCGGTAGCGCAGACCGGCAGTGGGCTCGAAGTCAACATAAAGCCCCTCCATGGACTGCTCCTGGGAGGCCCGCTTGAGCGCACTGACCGTCCCGGCCGTGAAGACCTGGTCGAAGCGCTTGTGTACGTCGGCCAGCCAATCTTCTAAGAACAGCTCTGGGATGAGGCTTAGGGGCAGGTAATAACAGCCGGCGGTGGCGGTGTAGCGCTTGATGGGGCTGCCAGCCCGTGGGGTCAGCCGGGTTAGCCGGGCC includes the following:
- a CDS encoding ABC transporter ATP-binding protein: MLVELKEVVAYYRTPGRIPTKALDGAELTLSEGEVVGLLGPNGAGKTTLMRVMLGLMHADSGRVSVLGLDPAKHRHSVVRKCGALLDGQRELPPRWTPLDLLRFVGASYGLSELMIRHRAAVLLERFGLAEHKNAVINSFSRGMKQKLSLILALLHEPQLLILDEPTLGLDIEATREMLDLIRSFASSGCAVLISSHQLSVIEQIAHKVVVIHRGKTIFQDGPEALIRRVGRGKVELEFDTFTTQFAGALPDTVSVTGHRVTVPLDRDSLVLVLDLARRFGARLIDVSRSLDFENAYLALLEERTDPHVNLP
- a CDS encoding SdpI family protein, with the protein product MRGTTMAIAVSIFIVAALLVGLSIPLVQGKVPPNSTYGFRTSKTLADPSIWYEANRFAGRVTITVSIVMIVLGIALLLLDRYTKLDPNSLTVLGLAFEIVPLLVLILVLFLYHRNL
- a CDS encoding CPBP family intramembrane glutamic endopeptidase codes for the protein MTEIMLTVMILLSAYLLNDATSRTDPTYRGYRNSIAISFVLFCVWLALDYWFVPGSWWRLSSSSFVEVILLTLATMMANIFLYRWYMTGTDYPGLVRAGVVSDGCPYLGSYAIPKNFITHGGTTLWEEIVFRGLIGVGLFILFGSVISIVVTALLFGLLHYLPFRAYAKHHSIRPDRYVLGALISPTLFPSCYIHGR
- a CDS encoding LuxR C-terminal-related transcriptional regulator, translating into MLCHSGVETLRLHGLTLLASASLSRPVHLVLDAPWGFVLWGLARLPRPCLIVTQCPSSHYLCDLMDLQPEGILATSARPEDVLEGLREVAQGRGFQKLPPLGPDSLTARERQVMRSVALGLCDADIARMLGVSRRTVYNWVSSLQEKLGLENRVELALYYLGLLPHCRGWRGV
- a CDS encoding FAD-dependent oxidoreductase, which encodes MSHSASSTFEAQSAIRVKQNCHSMGEAAGVAAA
- a CDS encoding radical SAM protein, giving the protein MNTARLQQPGPSCLTVLPTFRCTAACANCCFGSHPWVPGRTPQEDILRYIREAARFESLSLVTFSGGECFLLGDDLVEAVALATRLGLATRCVTNGYWASSEKAALHRLVELRDAGLTELNLSTGDNHAKFVPIENILHGAKAAAQLGIGVAIMVELQAERRVTKQVLLEHPLAQGLFDGHDLDANVTIVESPWIAMEDGEVPYDTNCLINADNVHLRSGCTSILSTIVPTPQKELFACCGITAEKIPEVKLGLLDQANMHDMYEAASNDFIKIWLAVDGPEKIVAWAGQKDPSIEWENRFAHQCDICRFMYQSPQIKRVIREHYQEVVGDVLLRFSLLRS